The genomic window TTACTTTATTAAGCGATCGGAGCGGGAGGTTACTTTTTGTTTTTGCCCAAATGCCAATCTTCATATTGAAAAGCGATTGCCTAAAATAGAAATGTTTCTTCACAACGATTTCAACCTCACTCTAGGCACAGACAGCCTTGCTTCGAATGATAATTTATGCATCCTTTCGGAACTAAAGACCCTTCATGCGGCTTTTCCATCTCTCGAACTTACAGAAACTATCAAGTGGGCCACAATAAACGGTGCAAGATTCCTTGAGGTTGACGAAAACTTAGGGAGCCTGGAAAAAGGGAAAAAACCCGGACTAAACCTGATAACTAAAATGAATGGGTTGTCGCTGACTCCGGAATCAGAAGTAACGAAATTGGTTTAGGGAACTAGAGTTAAAAGTGAAGAGTGGAGAGTTGAAAGTTATATATGTGTACGTTAAGCTGGGGGTTGTTATATAAAGCTAATTACTGAAGTGTAATTGCCAAAAGCCAACTGCTCAACTGCCAAACCCAAAGCCAACAGCTGAGATATCACTATTTTAGTTAATTTTGCAATTATATTACCTGCAAGGTCTGCGGTCAATTCTTATAGTTTTACAACCATTAAAGAAGAAGTGTAGTAAAGTGAAGCATTTGAATATTACTATAAGCGGGAAAGTGCAAGGCGTTTCGTTCAGGGCTGCAACAAAAGCTATTGCGGATCAGCTTTCGATAAAAGGATTGATTATCAATCAACCGGACGGCACAGTTTATATAGAAGCTGAAGGTGATTCCTTTTCATTAAATTACATGATCGAATGGTGTAACGAAGGTCCCGATAAAGCGGTGATCGAAAAAGTCGAGGTGGTAGAGGGTGAGCTAAAAAACTATCGTAATTTTGAAGTGGTAAAGAGGATAGCAGGCTAAACAGCTGCATGCGAATAAATAACAATCGTTAAATTGTCAACTTTAAAGAAATTTGCCGGACAAACGGCGATCTACGGAATCAGTACCGTTATATCCAGATTTTTAAACTTTATTCTTACCCCTATATATGTCGGTCTATATCCGGCAAAGGTGTATGGGATACTCACAACTTTATTTAGCTGGGCTTCCATTCTTAACGCTATCCTATCCTTTGGCATGGAAACCACGTTTTTTAGATTTTTAAACAAACATGGCAATAAGCGAAAGGTATACAGCAACACTTTTTTTACTGTAGCCGTTGTGGCAGTGGCCTTTACAATAATAGCTCTCTTTGCATCACAGGGTATTGCGCGGTGGATGTACCGTGAAAATGTAGCCAGCCTGGAAGATTACAAGATATTTATAAAGCTTTTCATCTGGATACTTTGTATTGACGCGCTGTCTGTTATTCCTTTTGCGAAATTAAGGGCCGACGGTAGGCCAATAAAATATGCCACCATAAAGCTTATTAATATTTCGTGCTTTGTAGGGATAAACCTGTTCTTCCTTTTTATAGTACCGCTGGCCATTAAGAACGGATGGCCTCTCTCATCCTTCTTTGAGCAATGGTTCAGGCATGCATGGGTCGGGTATGTGTTTATTGCTAACCTGGTAGCAAGTATTGTCACACTGCTGCTGTTGTTGCCGGAACTGCTTCAGCTGACTTTTGACATCGACACCAGGCTTATCAGTGAAATGTTCCTATACAGCTTTCCGGTACTTATTGCTAATCTGTCATTCATAATTAATGAGAATTCTGACAAGCTTTTTCTGGAAAAATTACTACCCGGCGATGTCGCCAGTACGCAGGTGGGTATATACGGCGCCTGCAGCAAAATCGCCATCTTCCTCAGTATTTTTATACAGGCATTCAGACTTGGAGCCGAACCCTTTTTCTTCAGCTACGCTAAAAACCGCAATGCTGGTGAAACGTATGCCAAAATAATGCATTACTTTATAATAGCCATCTCACTGATCTTTGTTGCCCTTGTAGCCAATATAGACCTGTTAAAATATTTCATTCGTTCGCATGATCCTGATCAGCGCATTTTATATTGGTCGGGATTACAGGTAGTACCGGTATTGCTGTTTGGCTATGTAAGCCTGGGCATTTACATGAACTTATCTATCTGGTACAAGCTTTCTGATCAAACGAGATACGGTTTATATATTTCGGGTATCGGAGCGATACTGACCATTGTTCTCAACGTTATTTTCATTCCGAAGTACAGCTATATTGCTTCGGCATGGATTTCGCTTTTCACCTACTTCACCATGATGGTACTGTCGTACATCCTGGGACAAAAGAATTATCCTATACCATATAATTTAAAAAAAGCGTTGCTATATCTTATATTAGCCATACTGACGGTAGTGTTATCCTTCAACGTATTTCAGAGGAACATCATCGCAGGAAACGTTCTTCTGGTGATTTTTGCTGCAATAGCATTTTTTAAAGAGCGAAAGGAACTTTTGCAAATTATGGGGAAAGGCAATGAACGTAGTTAACACAACGCACACCCATCTAAAATAACACATGAATATTAAAGTAATTAATCGTTCGGACAACCCAATGCCTGCATACGAAACGATACATGCAGCAGGAATGGATATCAGGGCTTCTGTAAATGAGGAAGTTTGTATTAAGCCATTTCAACGGGTGCTCATTCCCACTGGTTTATACATCGAATTGCCCGAGGGTTACGAAGCACAGATACGACCACGCAGTGGTTTAGCGTTAAAAAATGGAATCACTGTACTCAACTCGCCGGGAACTATCGACGCAGATTATAGGGGTGAGGTAAAAATCCTCCTGATAAATTTGTCAGATACGGATTTCATGGTACAGAACGGCGACCGGATTGCGCAGATGATCATAGCCAAACATGAACAGGCAGAATGGGTACAGGCTGAAATTTTAAATGAAACAACCAGAGGTACTGGCGGTTATGGACATACAGGAGTTTAAAAATGTTTAAAAGAATTCTTATTTTATTATTGCTGCCAATTTCTGTCACCGTTATGGGGCAGGAGAATAAGGTCGTTACTGTAACCGGAGGTGCATTAACCCAGGTTGACAGCAGCAATGTTAAAAAGAATTTTTATTCAGCACTTCAGAAAAAAACAACCGGAAACATCGAGCAGGCGGCTGATTTATTTCTGAATGTTATAGAAACGGAGCCTCACAATGATGCCGCTCTTTATGAGCTCGGGGCTTTATATCATGCTCAAAATAAAGAAACCGAAGCTGAAGACTTTGCCCTTAGGGCTGTTACTGTAAATTCCGAAAACAAATGGTACTGGCTTCTTCTTTCGGACATTTATAAGAAAAACTCGGACGTAAAAAAACTGGTACCCGTGTTTGACGAACTTATAAGACTCGAACCCGAAAAGGAAAACTACTATTTCGATAAAGCCAACGCTTTATCCTTGCTTAATAAAAGTACCGAAGCCGAAGCCGTTTATCAGGAAATAGAAACCCGGTTTGGACCGTCGGCTGTATTGGATGAGGAACGTAAAAGGTTATCGCTTAAAAAAGAGGACCCTTCAACTGCTATCACGAGACTGGAAAAATCGATAAAGAAAGAGCCAAAAGATATAAATAACTATCTCACTCTCGCTGAACTTTATATTAAAACGGGGAAGCCCGGAAAAGCCCATGATTTGTTAAAGAAGGCGCAGAAGGAAGATCCGGACAACTCTTTCGTTCATCTTCTGCTTTCGGATGTTTACCAGTCTGAGGGAAAAACAGCGGAAGCATTCTCAGAAATAAAGAGAGCTTTTGCAGACAATCATTTACCGATAGACATAAAAGTACAAATAATCCTTTCCTATTTTAATCGCATTAAGGACCCTGCAGTACTTTCGGGCGTTACAGAGCTTGCATTAATTACCACTGAGGCTCATCCCGACGATGCAAAAGCACATGCCCTTTATGGAGATGTGTTATTTCAGGGACAAAAACTTGAGGAAGCCAAACAATCTTATAAGAAAGCGCTGACACTCAACAGGAACGTTTATCTCATATGGGCCCAGTTGCTACAGCTTGAGACTGCGCAGAACAAATTTAAAGAAGTGATTGATGATGGAGAGAGTGCAATAGCTTTGTTCCCTAATGAGCCTGACCTCTATTTCTTTTCGGCCACAGCCTATGCACAGAGTAATAATCACGAAAAGGCAGTTGCTTATTTAAAGAACGCCTTAAACCTGAACCCCAAAAAATGGATACAAGAATCGGATATTTATTCAAGCCTTGGAAATTCCTTACACAGCTTAAAGAAATATAAAGAATCGGACGAAGCCTTTGAAAAGTCACTACAGCTAAATCCCGACAATGTCTACACTTTAAACAATTATGCCTATTATTTATCGTTAAGAGGAGAAGGGCTCGATAAGGCTGCAGAAATGTCGCTCCGGTCAAATGAGCTCAAGCCTGATAACGCATCCTTTGAAGACACTTATGCCTGGGTATTATTTATGCAAAAGAAATATGCCGAAGCGCGGATATGGATAGAAAAAGCTATAAAGAACAATAGTAGTAGCGGTATTCAATACGAACATTATGGGGATATTTTGTTCCACCTGGGAGAAAAGGATTTCGCCGTAGAGCAATGGGAAAAGGCAAAAGGTAAAGGCATCAAATCAGTAACCCTTGAAAAAAAGATCAATGAGAAAAAGTTTTTTGAATAAAATAATCATCATCGCAGGAATTGTTGTGGTATTCGGCTGTAAGGCCAGAAAGGAAGCAGCCCCTATCCCTTCGCCAAAGGAGACTGTAAGCTCAGCTAAACCAGTGTCGGCAACCGAAACAGTATTGAAGAATATTTCAACGGGTCAGTTCGACTTTAAAACTCTTTCTTTAAAAGCCAGGGCTGAATTGAGTATCGGAAACAATAACAACGATGTCGGCATGAATATCCGGATCCGAAAAGATGAAACAATCTGGGTGTCGATAACAGCTATTGCCGGACTGGAAGTCGCACGGGCGCTTATTACTCCCGACAGCATTAAGGTAATGAATCGTCTCGAGGGAATTTATACGGCAAAACCGTTTAGCTATATTTATCAATATGCAAACAGGCAAATTGACTTCAAGGCATTACAGGCCCTGCTCGTTGGGAATGCCATTCCAGGGACAGTGTCGGATCGCTCAGACGCCGAGATCCTGGGAAACCAGGTACGGCTAAGCGGCAACCTGTCGGGCATACTTTATAAGCTTACCTTCAATCCCGACAACAAACTTGTTGAGAACAACCTGAAAGATTCGGCCACTGGCAAGGAACTCTTAGCCGGGTACAGCAATTTTCAGGTTATTGCAGGAATGAAGGTCCCTTCCAGTGTCAGACTTAGCTCTGCGGCACAGAATAAGAGCGTTCTTATAGAGCTTAAATACAATTCTGTATCAATGAACGAGACTATTGAATTCCCTTTCAGTGTTCCCAAAAGATTTCAAGTAAACTAACCGGCGCGCCGGGCTGAATTGAGAATTCGGAAATCAGTTTTCGGTATTTTTATCTAAGTTTGTCTCCATGAGTTTGATTAGGCTATTTCTTTGTTTTGCATTCCTGATTATTGGCGGAAGCGTTTTTGCACAAAGCAGTTCGGAGCTTAAACGGCGCAAGGAGGCATTGACCAGAGAGATTGAGATGCTGAGGCGATCGCAGAGTAAGGTTGCCAGCAGCAAGCGTCTGTCGCTAAAACAAATTAATGCGCTCAATGCACAGATCAGATTAAGAGAAGAAAAGATCCGAACCATTAATTCAGAAATAAGGTTGCTCGACAATCAGATTTCAGAGAACACGAATACGGTTAGATCACTTCAGAGCCAGTTAAAAAAACTAAAGAAGGAATACGCTGCGATGGTGCTTTTCGCTTTTAGAAACCAGAGCGCCTACAGCAAACTGATGTTTATTTTTGCTTCAAAGGATTTCAACCAGGCTTATAAGCGGCTAAAATATCTTCAGCAATTCGGGGATTACAGGCAGAAACAGGCTCAGTATATTGAACAAACACAAAAATCACTTGGAGCCAAAATTGTAGAACTTGATCATAACAAACGGGAAAAAAGCACCTTGCTTAGCGATCAGCAAAATGAAAAGTCAACGCTGGGTAAAGAAAAGAACAATCAGTCGGTTCAGTTAAGCCGGTTAAGCAAACAGGAAAAGCAACTGAGACAGGAACTACTGCAAAAGCAAAAAGAAGTGGCGCGCCTAAACCGGGCTATCCAAAACGCCATCAATAAAGAAATTGAAGAAGAACGGCGAAGAGCTGAGGCTGCGGCCAAAGAAGCTGCAGAAAGAAGCGGAACAACGGCTAAACCTGTTGCGAGCGGATCGGGTGTTCTTGCAGCTACGCCTGAAGCAGCTCGTCTCTCCTCTGATTTCCTTAGTAACCGTGGACGACTGCCATGGCCTGTAAGTGTCGGGACTATTGTTGAACGCTTTGGAAATCACGGATATGGCGTAAACGTTACGGTTGAAAATAACGGCGTGGATATTAAAACCAGCGAAGGAGCTACCGTAAGGGCAGTATTTTCAGGGGAGGTTCGGTCTGTTTATAACATTGGAGGCCAATATGCAGTGCTTATCCGTCATGGTGAGTATTTTACAGTATACTCTAACTTACGGACAGTGAGCGTATCGAAAGGCCAGAAAGTAGCCGTGAAGCAATCCATAGGCACAGTAATTACCGACCCGGTAGATGGCACAACTCAGCTGCATTTTGAAGTGCGGAAGGGCGCGTTGCCGATGAATCCCGAAGGCTGGCTGGCGAATTGAGTTTATGGATATCCGATAAAATAATATTCAACCATTAGCGTTTTAAATACTTATATTTGTATTGATTAACTTAATAGCAAGTCGATGTTGGATTCAATATTGTTATTTCTGAATATGGGTGGACCGGAAATGATGGTGGTATTATTTGCCATCCTGTTGTTGTTCGGCGGCAAAAAGTTACCGGAGTTGGCCAGAGGTCTTGGAAAGGGTATGCGCGAATTCAAAGACGCATCAGAAGGTGTGAAACGTGAAATAAATCGCAATATCAACGCAGTAAATGACGATCTCAGTGTTGATCTTGATAGTAAGCCTTCAGAGGCCCAGAAAAACGAAACTGAACAATCACATATAAATTCATAAATATGTTAAATAGCATTTTACTTATAGCAGGGTTAGGAGCTCCTGAAATCATTATTATTCTCGTTGTTATCCTGCTATTATTTGGGGGACGTAAGATTCCGGAACTGATGCGCGGACTAGGACGCGGCGTGAAGGAATTTAAGGATGCCAAAGACGGTGATTCTTATAAAGAAGGCGATCGACGCGAGTAGTACTCTTCTGAAAACTAGTTTTTAAATAATCTATTAAGCCCCATACATTGCGATTTTGCACTGTATGGGGTTTTTCCATTTCACAGAAATATGTACCTTCACGGCATGGAACATCATTCGTCCCTAAGCGTTGTACAGGCAGGAATCAGAGAGGGTAAACTTAACTTAAGAAACCTTGCGGAAGAATACCTGCAAAGGATTGAGGAGCTAAAGCATTTAAATGCGTTTATTGAAGTATTTAATGATGAGGTACTGCAAAAAGCTTCTGAAATACAGGAAAAGATCCTTGCTGGTAAAGGTGGAAAGCTGGCTGGCTTAATTATAGGAATAAAGGATTTGATCTGCTATCGTCAGCATGGTGTTTCTGCCGGATCCCGAATACTTAAAGATTATGTTTCGGTATTTTCATCCACTGTCGTTGAACGCCTGTTAAAAGAAGATGCCATTATTATAGGAAGACTGAACTGCGACGAATTTGCCATGGGAGGATCGAACGAAAACTCCTGGTTCGGGCCAGTAAAAAACCATGCCGACAATACCAAGGTTTCTGGTGGTTCGTCGGGCGGCTCTGCAGTTGCTGTTCAGGCCGGTCTTTGCATGGCCGCATTAGGCACTGATACCGGCGGATCGGTACGTCAGCCAGCCTCTTTTTGTGGTGTTGTAGGCTTAAAACCTACCTATGGCCGCGTATCACGACATGGTATTGTGGCCTATGCGTCATCGTTCGACCAGGTGGGCCCACTGACCCACTCTGTTGAGGATGCGGCACTTATTCTGGAAGTTATCGCGGGGCACGACGACTACGACAGTACTTCTTCTACTTTACCGGTACCCGCCTATTCAAAGAATCTCAACTTTACTGGCAAAAAGCGAATTGCCTACCTTCCGGAGACCCTGCAAAGTGAGGGCCTGGATCCGGAGGTAAGGGCGCTGACTGAAGCGACTATACAGAAACTAAAAGACGAAGGACATATCGTTGAACCTGTTTCATTTCCGTATCTGGATTATGTAGTGCCCACGTATTACATTATTACCATGGCAGAAGCTTCTTCAAACCTCGCACGGTACGACGGGGTACATTATGGCTATAGAAGTCCGAACGCCGTCGACCTTGAATCAACCTACAAAAAGTCGAGATCGGAGGGCTTTGGAGCAGAAGTTAAACGCCGCGTTATGCTGGGCGCTTTTGTTTTAAGCGCCGGCCATTACGATGCCTTTTACGGCAAAGCTCAGCGCGTGAGGCGACTTATACGTGAGAAGACAGAAGAAATTCTGAATGATTACGATTTTATCATATTACCTACCTCTCCCGGGCCAGCTTTTGGATTAGGTGAAAAAACAGATGATCCTGTAGTTATGTATCTGGCAGATATCTTCACGGTACAGGCGTCGCTTGCCGGAATTCCTGCGATCTCACTTCCATTAGGCAATAATACCCAGGATCTGCCGTTAGGAATACAACTGATTGGAAAACGATTTGGCGAGCCGGAATTGCTGGCTTTTTCAAATTACCTTATAGATGTAACTAAAAATCAGTAATTTAGTATAAAAGGGGAAATCATTTTAACCTGCCTTCGGGCAAAAGAATTAGTATGATGAGAAAAACTACGGCCTCGGCCCTGTTTTTGCTCGCTGGGATGATCACAATATCGTTCTCATCGACAAGCATGGCAGCTACCGGCAGCAAACAGCTATCACAAACAACGGGAAACAATACTGACTCACTAAATTATAAACAATCCCTCCAAATTATTCAGAATAAAATTCCGCTTACGTATAATGAGTACGTTCAAAGGTTCATAGACAGCTATACCACTTCGCAAAAGGCGCGGTTTTCAAAAATGCTGGGACTTTCTAAATATTACTTCCCCATTTATGAAAAAGTATTCAAGGAACGGAATGTTCCTGAGGAATTAAAATATATTTCGGTAATTGAATCATCGCTTAATCCCGATGCCGTCTCGAGAGTGGGAGCAACCGGCCCATGGCAATTTATGTACGGGACTGGAAAAATCTACGGCCTGACAATAGATGATTGGGTAGATGAGCGTAAAGATCCTGTAAAGGCATGTAATGCCGCTGCCAGCTACTTCCTCGACTCTTACTTCTTGTATGACGACTGGCTTCTCGCTATTGCATCCTACAACTGCGGTCGAAATAATATAAAATGGGCGATAGCAAAGGCAGGCGGTAAAAAAGACTTTTGGGCCATACGGGAGTATCTTCCGGTAGAAACGCGCAATTATGTACCGGCGTTTATTGCTACGGCTTATGTAATGACTAATTACTGGAAGCACAATATTAATCCGTCGGAGCCTGATTTTAACATTAACACCGACGTTATTACAGTGAACGCCGCCGTTTCGCTAAAAGATATAGCCAGGGCTGCTAATATTAGTGAGGAAGAGCTAAGTATTCTGAATCCCTCTTTAAAAAAACCGATCATCAACGGCAGCGTAAAAGATCCCAAAAACCTCATTATCCCCGTTACGAAGCAACTTTCGTATAACACTTTATATGAAGTACTGAACGGTGCCTGGGATGGCAAAGCAAGCGTTATGAACGCTTCATATAGTGCTGAGGGGAGCCGTGGCGGACAAATAAGTCATAAAGTAAAACCCGGTGAAACAATTCTGGATGTCGCCAATCAATACGGCACAGAAGTCCAGGACATAAAAGTTTGGAACAATCTAAAGACATCTGCAGTTGTACCCGGACAGGTTATAAAAATATTATCCCCTAAGATCACTCCCTCTGTTGTGAAGAAAGAGAGCACTACCGGCAATGGTTACATTACTTATGAAGTAAAGCAGGGCGACACACTTTCCTCAATAGCGCAAAAGTTTGACGGAGCCACTGAAGAAGAGATCAGGGTGATCAATCAGCTCAAACATGCCTCAGCTGTTAAGCCGGGGATGATCCTCAAAATAATGGGAGGCTAATTTTACTGTACAGGCGTAATAGTAAGTTCTACCCTTCTGTTTTTTGCACGGCCTTCAGGAGTACGATTGTCGGCAATAGGCTTTGTATCGCCGTATCCGGTTGTACTTATACTGCTTTCCGTAAGACCATGGCTTACTAATGTTGCTTTTACAGATACGGCTCTTTTTTCGGAAAGCCATTTATTATACTCCGGGGTTCCAGTTTTATCAGAATGTCCTTCTATCACTATTTTAACGTCTCCCTGCTGCTTGATCACCTCAGCCAACTTCTTAATATCTGCCTTCGCCTTCTCTGTAAGATAGGATGAATTAGTCGGAAAAAGAATCTCTGAATCAAAAGTGACTTTTATACTCTGTTCAGATCTTACAACCTGGGTATTGGGAAGTTTATTACGATAGGCATCATACTGAACATCACTTGCAGGCTGCGAAGCAACTGAACTATCAGCGATATTTTTTTTGCTTTTGCATGAAAGCAGCACCGTACAAGTAACAAGCACTGCATAAAAGAAGGGTCTTATCATGAGTAAATTGTGTGTTAAAGATGACAGATACGGGTAAAGATATAAATTTTCGCGTTATTCGCTTCTGAAACCAAAGGTGTACGTAGAGCACCAGCGATTGTAATCTGCCTTTTCCGCCGGCGCTATGTTAATAACCTTTATCATCCAGTCGCCAGAGCGGTTAAGCTTAATATAAATCTTGCCGTCTTCGTCGCTGATGCTTTCAGACGGAAAAACAGTACCATTAAGTGTCTTGGTGTATACTTCGGCCCTGATCTTAGCTAAAGGTTTCCCTTTAAACAATATCTGCGCAGTCAAATCCTCTCCATATTTCAATTTATACGGGTTCTGAAGCAGCACAAGTTCCAGATCGTGTCCCGTTTTTTCACTATATTCATTACCCGAAGGCTTTGCTGCCATCAATAAGGTCTTCAAAGCGAATATGTTGTTTATACTCATCTCCTCTTTATCACTCACTTTTCCAGACAGCTCTGGAAACCCTTCATCTGATAGTTGCCTGATAACATCTTCTCTATCTATTTCAGATTCGGATAATTCCTTTTTTGCGGTCACCATACATAATCCAGAGTTGTTCAGCTGAACCGATAAATGGCTCTCGGCGTCCTTATTCGCAGAAAGAAGGTTTATGGGTTTTCCACCGGCATATAAAGATGCGTCAGCAAGCTGTGAGACAGGTAATTTCTTCGCTTTAACGGTGTCGAACCCTTTCCCGTAAAAAACTCCAACATCTGTCATCTGCCCCTTTTCAGGAAAAAATCCGCCAGGCATGAGGTAATAGCTTTGCGCATTAAGCAGATTAAACGAACATGTCAGTAACAACGAGCAGATCAGGTATTTCATATTATATTTTCTATCCTCAAACTTACAAAGTTTATCAGGCGCATAAAACTCAATCTAATATTATTTTAGTTAAAAAGCGTTAATATTTACACTAGAGTTATACTAAATTGAGCCAGAACGCACAGTATGAACTTTTTACTATACAGCGGTGTCCTGTTTTACAGGTAAAACCCGTCAGTCCGCCCCGCGCTTATTCGTGGCACGGAATTTATTTATCTAAGTAGATATTCTACGATATGAAAAAGACAGGAATAGTGCTGGGAGCCATTATAGCAATTATTCTCTTTATAATTTCATGTGATAAGCTCAAGTCGGACCACCCGCAGGCAAGTATCGAGATGCCTGGGGAGAAGACATTAAGTGCAACTGACATTCAGGCGTATGCCGATTCTGTGAATCTTCTTCTTCCGCAACTTGAAAAGCAGGAAAGCCTGGTCTATTCATTACGGGATTATTCATTTCAGGTAGCTAAATATACGGAGAACGGAAAACCACTTTTATTCGTCGAAAAGGGGAGAAATGGAGAGTCGGGAATTATTGAAAAGATGTTCTATATTAAGGACGGCAAGCTCCTCCTTTATTCTGAGATGAATAAAACAACACATTCAAATTCGGAGCCCATCACTCTCACTAATATTTATTTCAGGAATAATATTGCTTTTTATGCGGAACAAAAAAAGGCAAGTTCGGAAGCCACACTAAAAACTGCCGCCTTCAAAAAGGCTGAACCCCAACACAAAGAGTTGTACAGCGATCTCAAACACATGGAAGATGCGTTAAAGCAAAAAGGTAAATTCGATCTGGTATTTGATGGTATCACAGAATACCCCAAAGCACGGTATTTAATAATGAGCAAAAATGAGTATAACGCATATCGTGCAGTTATTCGTGTGATAAAAACTGACGACTTCATCCGCGAGCTATCAAGCAATCCTTCAAGATATACCGGCTCTAAGCTTGATATCGACTGGACGACGAATAACGATGATGAAATGGTTTACGTAAACGGCCGTATAAAACGGGATTAAGCCTGCAAAGGGTAAACTTCGGCCATTGGATTAAAAAGGTATAGTCTTCCGGTATGTATCTCGAGGCAACGGTAACGTTTCCTCAGAAGCGTTTCCTTCTGGAACGTTCTGCCGTCCTTTAACCTGAATACCGTCTTAAAGGGAAGGCTCTCTACAGTGCTCGAGGCACTTTCTTTGTCGTATTTTTTCAATGCTCTCAAAAGAGTAATATTACTACAGCTGGACGCGGAAGGATTTTCAAGATAGGATACGATAGCGAACCTGAGATCTTCAGGAAAAATGTGACTATCGAAGAACGGCTGCATCATCCTTTTAAAGTTCTTCTTCCATTCAGTACCATGCGGCTTCACCCGCCCCTGATGTTCCTTCCACGTTAAAAGATGAGCAAATTCATGCACTGTAGTGACAAGGAATGCATAGGGATTAAGATCATAATTAACTGATATGCGATGCCCCTCTCCCTTTTGCGGTGGCCTGTAATCACCAAATCTTGTATTTCTCGCCTTCGATATCTTAAAATCACATTTAAAATAGTCTATCCAACGCGAAATTAAGGGCGCCGCACCGTCCGGAAGATATTTTGAAAGAATCTTCACTTTATCCATAAAAAGCAGAATTACTTTAGAAGGTTAAAGACTATAAAGCTTGCAATATAAGCGAGGGCGGTCATATAAGCAAACTGAATAAGAGGCCATTTCCAGCTTTTTGTTTCCCGGTAAACCACAGCCAGAGTACTCATGCATTGCATGGCAAATGCATAAAAAATCATTAACGAAAAGGAGGAAGCAAGGGTAAATACGGGCAACCCTGTTTCAGGGTTTCTGGCCTGCCTCATCTTATCTGTCACCGACGAAATATGCGAATCATCATTATTTACACTATAAATTGTTGCCATGGTACCTACAAATACTTCGCGTGCAGCAAAAGAGGTTATAAGGGCGATGCCGATCTTCCAGTCATAACCAAGCGGCACTATGGCAGGTTCAATAGCTTTCCCTATTACACCGGCGAATGACGTCTCGAGCAGTTCTGAAGAACGATGCAGCTCGAGTTCATCCGGACTATACTTATTAATGTATTCAGCAGAACTATATTTCTTTTCGATGGCAGCATGTTTTCCCGGCGGACCATATGTTGCCAGTACCCACAGAACAATTGAGATGGCGATAATCACCTTTCCTGCCTCGACAACAAAGGTTTTAACCTTTTCATACATGGTAAGTAATACGTTATCCCAGCGCGGCAACCGATACACAGGGAGCTCCATAATAAAATAACCCTTCTCGCGCGCCCGCAACAGATATTTCATCACCCAGGCTACAAAAATGGCCGTT from Arcticibacter tournemirensis includes these protein-coding regions:
- a CDS encoding acylphosphatase, encoding MKHLNITISGKVQGVSFRAATKAIADQLSIKGLIINQPDGTVYIEAEGDSFSLNYMIEWCNEGPDKAVIEKVEVVEGELKNYRNFEVVKRIAG
- a CDS encoding DUF4292 domain-containing protein, which encodes MRKSFLNKIIIIAGIVVVFGCKARKEAAPIPSPKETVSSAKPVSATETVLKNISTGQFDFKTLSLKARAELSIGNNNNDVGMNIRIRKDETIWVSITAIAGLEVARALITPDSIKVMNRLEGIYTAKPFSYIYQYANRQIDFKALQALLVGNAIPGTVSDRSDAEILGNQVRLSGNLSGILYKLTFNPDNKLVENNLKDSATGKELLAGYSNFQVIAGMKVPSSVRLSSAAQNKSVLIELKYNSVSMNETIEFPFSVPKRFQVN
- a CDS encoding oligosaccharide flippase family protein; this translates as MSTLKKFAGQTAIYGISTVISRFLNFILTPIYVGLYPAKVYGILTTLFSWASILNAILSFGMETTFFRFLNKHGNKRKVYSNTFFTVAVVAVAFTIIALFASQGIARWMYRENVASLEDYKIFIKLFIWILCIDALSVIPFAKLRADGRPIKYATIKLINISCFVGINLFFLFIVPLAIKNGWPLSSFFEQWFRHAWVGYVFIANLVASIVTLLLLLPELLQLTFDIDTRLISEMFLYSFPVLIANLSFIINENSDKLFLEKLLPGDVASTQVGIYGACSKIAIFLSIFIQAFRLGAEPFFFSYAKNRNAGETYAKIMHYFIIAISLIFVALVANIDLLKYFIRSHDPDQRILYWSGLQVVPVLLFGYVSLGIYMNLSIWYKLSDQTRYGLYISGIGAILTIVLNVIFIPKYSYIASAWISLFTYFTMMVLSYILGQKNYPIPYNLKKALLYLILAILTVVLSFNVFQRNIIAGNVLLVIFAAIAFFKERKELLQIMGKGNERS
- a CDS encoding tetratricopeptide repeat protein, encoding MFKRILILLLLPISVTVMGQENKVVTVTGGALTQVDSSNVKKNFYSALQKKTTGNIEQAADLFLNVIETEPHNDAALYELGALYHAQNKETEAEDFALRAVTVNSENKWYWLLLSDIYKKNSDVKKLVPVFDELIRLEPEKENYYFDKANALSLLNKSTEAEAVYQEIETRFGPSAVLDEERKRLSLKKEDPSTAITRLEKSIKKEPKDINNYLTLAELYIKTGKPGKAHDLLKKAQKEDPDNSFVHLLLSDVYQSEGKTAEAFSEIKRAFADNHLPIDIKVQIILSYFNRIKDPAVLSGVTELALITTEAHPDDAKAHALYGDVLFQGQKLEEAKQSYKKALTLNRNVYLIWAQLLQLETAQNKFKEVIDDGESAIALFPNEPDLYFFSATAYAQSNNHEKAVAYLKNALNLNPKKWIQESDIYSSLGNSLHSLKKYKESDEAFEKSLQLNPDNVYTLNNYAYYLSLRGEGLDKAAEMSLRSNELKPDNASFEDTYAWVLFMQKKYAEARIWIEKAIKNNSSSGIQYEHYGDILFHLGEKDFAVEQWEKAKGKGIKSVTLEKKINEKKFFE
- the dut gene encoding dUTP diphosphatase, which codes for MNIKVINRSDNPMPAYETIHAAGMDIRASVNEEVCIKPFQRVLIPTGLYIELPEGYEAQIRPRSGLALKNGITVLNSPGTIDADYRGEVKILLINLSDTDFMVQNGDRIAQMIIAKHEQAEWVQAEILNETTRGTGGYGHTGV